In one Triticum urartu cultivar G1812 unplaced genomic scaffold, Tu2.1 TuUngrouped_contig_3404, whole genome shotgun sequence genomic region, the following are encoded:
- the LOC125527268 gene encoding germin-like protein 8-11: MFKPSLTPQSQTETQEREKDQMASSSSFLLLAVLLALVSWQATASDPSPLQDFCVADMNSPVRVNGFVCKNPMEVNVDDFFKAAALDKPRVTNKVGSNVTLINVMQIAGLNTLGISIARIDYAPLGQNPPHTHPRATEILTVLEGTLYVGFVTSNQPAPNRNKFLSKVLNKGDVFVFPVGLIHFQFNPNPHKPAVAIAALSSQNPGAITIANAVFGSDPQISDDVLAKAFQVEKNTVDWLQAQFWENNHN, from the exons ATGTTCAAACCATCACTCACGCCACAATCACAAACAGAAACACAGGAGAGAGAAAAAGATCAGATGGCATCCtcctcttccttccttctcctcgctGTTCTTCTTGCCTTGGTCTCATGGCAGGCCACTGCCTCCGATCCTAGCCCCCTCCAGGACTTTTGTGTCGCTGACATGAATTCACCAG TACGTGTCAATGGGTTTGTTTGCAAGAACCCAATGGAGGTTAACGTTGATGACTTCTTCAAGGCAGCCGCCCTCGACAAGCCTAGGGTGACCAACAAGGTTGGATCCAACGTCACTTTGATCAACGTCATGCAGATTGCTGGACTCAACACCCTCGGCATCTCAATTGCGCGCATTGACTATGCTCCCTTGGGTCAGAACCCACCACATACGCACCCTCGCGCCACTGAGATCCTCACGGTGCTCGAGGGGACATTGTATGTTGGCTTTGTTACATCCAACCAGCCCGCCCCAAACAGAAACAAGTTCCTCTCGAAGGTGCTCAACAAAGGTGATGTGTTCGTCTTCCCCGTGGGGCTCATCCACTTCCAATTCAACCCCAACCCCCACAAGCCTGCCGTTGCAATTGCCGCGCTCAGCAGCCAGAACCCAGGGGCTATCACAATTGCCAATGCGGTGTTTGGGTCAGACCCACAAATATCCGATGATGTTCTTGCCAAGGCGTTTCAGGTGGAAAAGAATACAGTAGACTGGCTTCAGGCCCAGTTCTGGGAGAACAACCACAACTAA